AGCGGGCGGCGGAAGTGGTGCAAGAGAATCGAGGCGCGTTGGAGCGGACCCTCGAGATGATTTTGGAACCGTTGGAGCAGACCGAGTTGGCACCACTGCTGGCCACCAAACGAGTTTCGGCGTCGGCTATCCTGGGGGATGGATGCAGGTCCAATGTGAAATAGAGTGGGGTCATGGAATGCACCGCCTCGGGAACGTCCTTGCAAGCTTTTGCGCATCTCGACGCCGCTGAATTGCCGTTCCGAGGATCGGGGGCGTTGGGATCCCAATTTGCGGGTGGAGTTCGACACGTGGCGAGTGAAGCGGCGTCGTCATGGGGTGGAAATTCACGCATCCATCGCGTTGGCACTTGGGTCCGAGGTGAGGCTTTAGATTGAGCGGTTGGGGGTGTCGGCCAAGGATTCTGAAAGGGGTTGTGGTGGCTTTCCAACCCTGGGGTGGAACCACTTACAGCATGACGGTGGGTGTTCCCTGCACCCTCGGGGATTCAAGGAGTTGGGGGGGAGGCTGGCCGCCCATGCAACTCCAACTCGCCAGGGCGGCACGTTCATTGCTAGATTTCCCGCCCCATGCAAATCTTTCATCGCATCCTGAAGACCGCCATTGATGGCGGCGCTTCCGACGTTCACATCAAGATTGGTTATCCGGTCATTTTCCGCATCAATCGTCACCTGGTGGCCATTGAGTGTCCGAGTCCCACCGCGGAATGGATGGAGAATGTGGTCGCGCACATTGTGCCACCTCACGCACGAGCGCGGTTGGATTCGGAGCGGGAGGTGGATTTTTCGTACCATGCGCCAGGAGTCGGGCGGTTTCGAACCAACCTCTTTCAGCAGAAAGGCGAGTTTTGTTTGGCGATGCGATATGTGAAAACGCAAATCCTGAGCTTTGAGCAGTTAGGGTTGCTGGACGTGGTGAAGAAAATTGCCGACTCGCCCCGCGGCATTGTTTTGGTTGCTGGCGCGACGGGTTGCGGCAAATCCACGACGCTGGCGGCGATGCTTGAGCACATTAATGCGCACTCGAAAAAGCACATCATCACTTTGGAGGATCCCATTGAGTTTGTGTTTGAGGACAATCAGTCGGTGATTGAGCAGCGTGAGGTGGGGTTGGACACGCTTTCATTTTCGCATGGCTTGAAGCATATTCTGCGTCAGGATCCGGACATCATCATGGTGGGTGAGATGCGCGATGCGGTAAGTTTTTCCGCGGCGATCAGCGCGGCAGACACCGGGCATTTGGTTCTTTCTACGCTTCATACGACCAACGCCTCTCAGTCGGTGAGCCGCATCTTGGACTTCTTTAAGGCGGAAGAGCGCGAGCAAGTCAGGCGCCAGCTTGCGGGAACTCTTCAAGCCGTGATTTGCCAGCGCATGGTTGGAGCGATGGGAGGGGGAATGACCCCCGCCTTGGAAATTTTGATCAACACCGGAACGGTGAAGAAACTGCTGGAGGAAAACCGCCTCGATAAGCTGGGGGCGGCTGTCGAAACGGGCCGGGACGACGGGATGCAGAATTTCAACCAAGCCCTTTACGATCTGGTCAAGGCCAACAAGGTCAGCGAGAAGGAAGCGTTGACCAAGGCGTCGAATCCCGAGGCGCTCAAGATGATGTTCCAGGGCATCTTTTTGGATGAGGGACGCCGGATTCTGAGCTGAGGCGACACGGATTTCCTCTGCTGCGAAAGCGAAACGCCCGCCGGTCTTGGCGATCGGCGGGCGTTTTGGTTGGGAAGGGGCTGGGAAGTCAGGCGGCTGGTTTGCCGCCGCTCACGGGCGGTTTGCCTGGGGATCCTGGCTTGCCTTCGGACTTGTAGTGGGAGGCGTAATAACGGTTTTGGTAGTAGTAGTACGAGTAGTAGTAGGAATCCTTGCCTTCGAAGTCGATGTCGTTGAGGACAACGCCGACCAGATGAATGCCGGCATCCTGAACGCGCTGGATGGAGCGGCGGGCGTGTTCGCGGCGAATCTTGTTGAATTTGGTGACGAACACCACGCCATCGGACATGGAGGCGATGACCAGGGGATCGGAGACGGCGGAAACAGGCGGGCAATCCAGAACGATGCGATCATATTTGGATCGTGCCTCTTGCAGAAACGTGCGCATGCGCCTGGAACCCGCGAGTTCGGACGGATTGGAGGGGATGGCTCCGCAGCAAATCACATCAAGATGAGCCACCTCGGTGGCATGGACGATTTCGTCGATGTTGCCGACTTTTTCCTGGAGGTAGGCAGAAAGCCCGACCGGACTTTGCAGCTGGAACGCCTTGTGGACGGAGGGCCGCCGCAGGTCGGCATCAACCAGGAGCGTTTTGAGCCCCGTTTGCGCGGTCACAATCGCCAGGTTGGAAGCGACCAGGGATTTGCCCTCGGACGGGATTGTGCTGGTGACGGAGAGGGTGATGTAGCGGTCGGCTTTGGGTGAAAGCGAAATGGCGGCTCGCACGG
This genomic stretch from Verrucomicrobiota bacterium harbors:
- a CDS encoding PilT/PilU family type 4a pilus ATPase → MQIFHRILKTAIDGGASDVHIKIGYPVIFRINRHLVAIECPSPTAEWMENVVAHIVPPHARARLDSEREVDFSYHAPGVGRFRTNLFQQKGEFCLAMRYVKTQILSFEQLGLLDVVKKIADSPRGIVLVAGATGCGKSTTLAAMLEHINAHSKKHIITLEDPIEFVFEDNQSVIEQREVGLDTLSFSHGLKHILRQDPDIIMVGEMRDAVSFSAAISAADTGHLVLSTLHTTNASQSVSRILDFFKAEEREQVRRQLAGTLQAVICQRMVGAMGGGMTPALEILINTGTVKKLLEENRLDKLGAAVETGRDDGMQNFNQALYDLVKANKVSEKEALTKASNPEALKMMFQGIFLDEGRRILS